In one window of Brassica rapa cultivar Chiifu-401-42 chromosome A07, CAAS_Brap_v3.01, whole genome shotgun sequence DNA:
- the LOC103831623 gene encoding uncharacterized protein LOC103831623, with the protein MSPQSVSKTSKSLEGLHGVHVVSHSPFAFEGISQVSSFGSSDAGTKQSLFIERVWQQRPPCLRPIHCCIHGDQSLLETAANVITSLPFIFLGMQTPRKNLNMKVYANSLIGVGVASSLYHSSRGKLRKYLRWADYTMIATATVCLSRALREENPKFLMAASALALPFQPLVVSAVHTGMMEVAFAKRALKDPDLKTAHNVHKMSTLLGGALFIADDLFPETPFIHAGWHLAAAIGVGTCNKLLQ; encoded by the exons ATGAGCCCTCAAAGCGTATCGAAGACGAGCAAATCCCTTGAGGGTCTCCATGGGGTTCATGTGGTGTCTCATTCGCCTTTCGCATTCGAGGGCATCAGCCAAGTATCTAGCTTTGGATCCTCAGATGCAGGAACAAAGCAGAGTCTATTCATTGA ACGTGTCTGGCAACAAAGGCCACCATGCCTGAGACCTATCCACTGCTGCATCCACG GTGATCAGAGTCTCTTAGAAACAGCTGCTAATGTCATCACATCGCTCCCTTTCATTTTCCTCGGTATGCAGACCCCAAG GAAAAACCTGAACATGAAAGTGTATGCAAACTCCTTAATCGGAGTTGGAGTCGCGTCGAGTTTGTATCATTCTTCGAGAGGGAAGTTGAGGAAGTACCTAAGATGGGCTGATTACACAATGATAGCCACAGCCACAGTA TGTCTATCAAGGGCTCTTAGGGAAGAGAATCCAAAGTTCTTGATGGCTGCATCGGCTTTGGCTCTACCCTTCCAGCCTCTCGTGGTTTCAGCTGTTCACACCGGAATGATGGAGGTAGCATTTGCGAAAAGAGCCTTAAAGGATCCTGATTTGAAAACTGCTCATAACGTACACAAGATGTCTACATTGTTGGGCGGAGCTTTGTTCATAGCTGACGATCTTTTCCCTGAAACACCATTCATTCACGCCGGTTGGCATCTCGCTGCAGCCATTGGCGTTGGGACTTGCAATAAGCTTCTTCAGTAG
- the LOC103831624 gene encoding homeobox-leucine zipper protein ATHB-X, with protein MAVSPNSSFLELTIAIPSFSPSPSLPSSSDHMVRDLDINQTPKMEKDREWIMISATPHVNDDDGNSGGRRRKKLRLTKDQSHILEESFIQNHTLTHKQKQELATFLKLSQRQVEVWFQNRRARSKLKHTEMECEYLKRLFGSLKEQNRQLQKEVEELRALKPVSASVLTMCPRCERVTVAADNGSNAVEEGTALRSQSRMTISSSSTLC; from the exons ATGGCCGTCTCACCTAATTCAAGCTTCTTAGAATTAACAATAGCAATCCCAAGCttctctccttctccttcacTCCCTTCATCTA GTGATCACATGGTGAGAGATTTGGACATAAATCAAACTCCAAAGATGGAAAAAGATCGTGAGTGGATCATGATCAGTGCAACACCGCATGTCAACGACGACGACGGCAACTCTGGTGGCCGACGGCGCAAAAAGCTCCGTCTAACCAAAGATCAATCGCATATTCTTGAAGAGAGTTTCATACAAAACCATACCTTAACCCAT aaacaaaaacaagaatTGGCTACTTTTCTGAAGCTTAGTCAAAGGCAAGTTGAGGTGTGGTTTCAAAATCGAAGAGCAAG GAGTAAGCTCAAGCATACGGAGATGGAATGTGAGTACCTAAAGAGATTGTTTGGGTCACTGAAAGAGCAAAATCGACagctacaaaaagaagttgaaGAACTGCGAGCTCTTAAGCCCGTATCGGCCTCGGTTTTAACCATGTGCCCTCGGTGTGAACGTGTGACCGTTGCAGCAGATAATGGCTCTAATGCCGTGGAGGAGGGAACAGCTCTGAGAAGCCAGTCACGAATGACAATTTCCTCTTCCTCTACCCTATGTTGA